Proteins from a single region of Theobroma cacao cultivar B97-61/B2 chromosome 10, Criollo_cocoa_genome_V2, whole genome shotgun sequence:
- the LOC108660441 gene encoding probable inactive purple acid phosphatase 27 isoform X1: protein MEEPFSSCLFKLFFPLVLFFFSFLCLSSSFRVHPSVATSTFIHRNYTAVSDFRVLNRRTLSQCLNPNPFLQIHVSKNSNLSNEEFVTVTVSGVLLPSPEDWIAMISPSHSNVGACLQSEAFYLQTGDISKLPLLCHYPVKAKFVSSDPDYLSCKKKACKKHSKGKCKVTTCSGSVSFHVINIRTDIEFVFFTGGFHKPCVLKRTIPLKFSNPNAPLYGHLSSIDSTGTSMRLTWISGDKEPQQVKYGNGKSQTSQVATFSQDDMCSSILIPSPAKDFGWHDPGYIHTAVMTGLQPSSTSYYKYGSDAVGWSDRIEFRTPPAGGSDELKFLVYGDMGKAPLDASAEHFTQPGSLSVVKAMVEELKTGNVDSIFHIGDISYATGFLVEWEFFLHLISPLASRVSYMTAIGNHERDYADSGSYYPGPDSGGECGVAYETYFPMPTAAKDKPWYAVEQGSVHFTVISTEHDWTENSEQYNWMKKDMASVDRSKTPWLIFAGHRPMYSSYLVKSTDDKFRDVVEPVLLANKVDLALFGHVHNYERTCSIYKSQCLAMPRKDENGIDTYDNSNYKAPVQAVVGMAGFSLDKFSLFVTGWSLSRISEFGYVRAHATKDELMVEFVNSNTRKVQDSFRITKKQNS, encoded by the exons ATGGAAGAGCCCTTCAGTTCTTGTCTTTTCAAATTGTTCTTTCCACTcgtccttttcttcttcagctttctttgtttatcttcttctttccgGGTGCATCCCTCGGTTGCCACCTCAACCTTCATACATCGAAATTACACCGCAGTATCAGACTTCCGCGTGCTCAACAGAAGAACTTTATCTCAATGTCTTAATCCGAACCCTTTCCTCCAAATTCATGTCAGTAAGAATTCTAACCTCTCCAATGAAGAGTTTGTCACCGTGACTGTTAGCGGAGTTTTGCTTCCTTCACCGGAAGACTGGATCGCCATGATCTCACCTTCTCATTCTAA TGTCGGAGCTTGTCTTCAGAGTGAAGCTTTTTATTTACAGACGGGCGATATTAGTAAACTTCCTCTTCTCTGCCATTATCCTGTTAAG GCAAAATTTGTTAGCAGTGATCCAGATTATCTAAGTTGTAAGAAGAAAGCATGCAAGAAACATAGCAAAGGCAAATGCAAGGTCACAACTTGCAGTGGCTCCGTATCATTTCATGTCATTAACATAAGAACTGACATCGAATTTGTGTTCTTCACCGGTGGATTCCATAAGCCTTGCGTTTTGAAGAGGACCATCCCCCTGAAGTTTTCAAATCCGAATGCACCATTGTATGGACATCTCTCAAGCATAGATTCCACTGGAACATCG ATGAGATTAACATGGATCAGTGGGGATAAGGAACCTCAACAAGTGAAGTATGGAAATGGAAAATCACAGACATCCCAGGTTGCGACCTTTTCGCAGGATGATATGTGCA GTTCTATTTTGATACCAAGTCCTGCCAAGGATTTCGGGTGGCATGATCCTGGTTACATTCACACGGCGGTGATGACAGGACTTCAGCCTTCCAGCACCTCCTACTACAAATATGGAAG TGATGCGGTTGGATGGAGTGATAGAATTGAATTCCGGACTCCACCAGCTGGAGGGTCAGATGAACTTAAATTTCTTGTGTATGGTGATATGGGAAAGGCTCCTCTCGATGCTTCTGCTGAGCACTTCACACAG CCAGGATCTCTCTCAGTGGTAAAAGCGATGGTTGAAGAATTGAAAACTGGCAACGTAGACTCCATTTTTCACATTGGGGACATAAGCTATGCAACTGGCTTCCTAGTTGAATGGGAGTTCTTCCTTCACCTTATAAGCCCTTTGGCTTCCAGGGTTTCTTACATGACAGCAATTGGAAATCATGAGAG GGACTATGCAGATTCAGGGTCATATTACCCAGGTCCTGACTCTGGAGGAGAATGTGGAGTTGCTTATGAGACCTATTTCCCAATGCCAACTGCAGCAAAGGATAAGCCATGGTATGCCGTAGAACAAGGTAGTGTTCACTTCACTGTCATTTCGACAGAACACGACTGGACAGAAAATTCTGAACAG TACAATTGGATGAAGAAGGACATGGCTTCAGTTGATCGATCAAAAACACCTTGGTTGATTTTCGCAGG GCACAGGCCAATGTATAGTAGTTATCTTGTCAAAAGCACCGATGATAAATTTCGAGATGTTGTAGAACCAGTCCTGCTAGCTAACAAA GTTGATCTGGCTCTTTTCGGCCATGTTCATAATTATGAGAGAACATGCTCCATTTATAAGTCCCAATGCCTGGCGATGCCAAGGAAAGATGAAAATGGGATAGACACGTATGATAATAGTAACTACAAAGCACCTGTACAAGCTGTAGTTGGAATGGCTGGCTTCAGTCTGGACAAATTCTCACTCTTT GTAACAGGTTGGAGTTTATCAAGGATTTCTGAATTTGGCTATGTTAGAGCACATGCAACAAAGGATGAGCTAATGGTAGAG TTTGTGAATTCAAATACAAGAAAGGTCCAGGACAGCTTCCGCATCACCAAAAAGCAAAATAGTTAG
- the LOC18585749 gene encoding crossover junction endonuclease MUS81 isoform X4, translated as MGMNLCISRILLMQLKQVGFLEHQLHKGKGRPSQFGSSSRDWYSGWSCMSILIKKGFVAKSSCPAKYMLTPEGKEAARECLMKSKMEDPLENLVNVERFSQPEMQNACIEEFVHSDSVREEANATAAFRQKKSIDVPLDSLEKCTRMGYSEGQVHCAFAEVSETSKNKEISSLWPAVLCRLREDQVYGQEDRMGFQSTRMDLTDDGGDVPNVFTLRACSSSRPSSEGLDANINILSIPPLSFGERFEDVYEVILILDDREHFTSQGARSKKMIEKICSEFKIKINVRRLPIGDGIWIARHKHLFKEYVLDFIVERKKVDDLRFSIRDNRYRDQKLRLLRSGLKKLIYLVEGDPNSSEAAESIKTACFTTEILEGFDVQRTSGLHDTLRKYAYLTRAITQYYKLHLPEDQSRCTGVCPSFDEFILRCQELDKMTVSDVFAIQLMQVPQVTEEVAIAVVDLYPTLVSLAHAYSLLEGDVCAQEEMLRKQSNNVVTSAASKNIFRFVWAD; from the exons ATGGGAATGAATTTATGCATAAGCAGGATCTTATTGATGCAGCTGAAGCAAGTGGGCTTTCTCGAGCACCAATTGC ACAAAGGGAAAGGAAGACCTAGCCAATTTGGAAGTTCTTCGAGGGACTGGTATAGTGGATGGAGCTGCATGTCAATACTGATAAAAAAGGGGTTTGTTGCGAAATCAAGTTGTCCAGCAAA ATACATGCTGACACCAGAAGGCAAGGAAGCGGCACGTGAATGTCTCATGAAATCTAAAATGGAAGATCCCTTAGAAAATTTGGTTAATGTGGAACGGTTTTCTCAACCAGAGATGCAGAATGCATGTATTGAGGAATTTGTTCATTCTGATTCAGTTAGGGAAGAGGCAAATGCAACAGCTGCTTTTCGGCAGAAAAAATCCATTGATGTTCCCCTTGATTCTCTTGAAAAG TGTACTCGCATGGGGTACTCTGAGGGGCAAGTACATTGTGCTTTTGCTGAAGTCTCTGAAACTTCCAAGAACAAGGAGATTTCTTCTCTTTGGCCTGCAGTCTTGTGTCGTCTTCGAGAAGATCAAGTCTATG GGCAAGAAGATCGTATGGGATTTCAAAGTACTCGGATGGATTTAACTGATGATGGTGGAGATGTGCCGAATGTGTTTACCTTGAGAGCTTGTTCTTCCTCT AGGCCAAGTTCAGAAGGTCTGGAtgcaaatatcaatattttaagtATTCCACCTCTGAGCTTCGGGGAGAGATTTGAGGATGTATATGAAGTAATCTTAATATTAGATGATCGAGAGCATTTTACTAGTCAAGG TGCACGCTCCAAGAAAATGATAGAGAAGATTTGCTctgaattcaaaataaaaataaat GTTAGACGGTTGCCTATTGGAGATGGAATCTGGATAGCTCGACATAAACATCTTTTCAAAGAATATGTTCTAGACTTTATTGTTGAGAGGAAGAAAGTTGATGATTTACGCTTTTCAATACGGGATAATCGCTACAGGGATCAGAAACTAAGGCTTCTG AGATCTGGACTTAAGAAGCTGATATATCTTGTGGAAGGTGACCCAAATTCTTCAGAAGCTGCTGAAAGCATCAAAACTGC GTGCTTCACAACAGAGATTCTGGAGGGGTTTGATGTTCAGAGAACAAGTGGTTTACACGATACTTTGAGGAAGTATGCTTATCTCACTCGAGCAATAACTCAATATTACAAACTGCATCTGCCTGAGGACCAGTCTAGATGCACTGGGGTCTGTCCTTCATTTGATGAATTTATCCTAAGGTGCCAAGAGCTGGATAAAATGACAGTCAGTGATGTATTTGCCATTCAGCTTATGCAG GTACCACAGGTGACAGAGGAGGTCGCCATAGCTGTTGTGGATTTGTACCCAACACTAGTATCTCTTGCCCATGCTTACTCTCTCCTT gagggtgatgTATGCGCACAAGAGGAGATGCTTAGGAAGCAGAGTAACAATGTGGTGACCTCAGCTGCTAGTAAGAACATTTTTCGGTTTGTTTGGGCTGATTGA
- the LOC18585749 gene encoding crossover junction endonuclease MUS81 isoform X3 — protein sequence MDSGAYAQLFRQWFRKFRTRRRNHKGFEVSGERALSLGRLQMGMNLCISRILLMQLKQVGFLEHQLHKGKGRPSQFGSSSRDWYSGWSCMSILIKKGFVAKSSCPAKYMLTPEGKEAARECLMKSKMEDPLENLVNVERFSQPEMQNACIEEFVHSDSVREEANATAAFRQKKSIDVPLDSLEKCTRMGYSEGQVHCAFAEVSETSKNKEISSLWPAVLCRLREDQVYGQEDRMGFQSTRMDLTDDGGDVPNVFTLRACSSSRPSSEGLDANINILSIPPLSFGERFEDVYEVILILDDREHFTSQGARSKKMIEKICSEFKIKINVRRLPIGDGIWIARHKHLFKEYVLDFIVERKKVDDLRFSIRDNRYRDQKLRLLRSGLKKLIYLVEGDPNSSEAAESIKTACFTTEILEGFDVQRTSGLHDTLRKYAYLTRAITQYYKLHLPEDQSRCTGVCPSFDEFILRCQELDKMTVSDVFAIQLMQVPQVTEEVAIAVVDLYPTLVSLAHAYSLLEGDVCAQEEMLRKQSNNVVTSAASKNIFRFVWAD from the exons ATGGATTCTGGTGCTTATGCGCAGCTATTTCGACAATGGTTCAGGAAGTTCAGAACCAGAAGACGTAACCACAAAGG ATTTGAAGTATCAGGTGAACGTGCCTTGTCATTAGGGAGACTGCAGATGGGAATGAATTTATGCATAAGCAGGATCTTATTGATGCAGCTGAAGCAAGTGGGCTTTCTCGAGCACCAATTGC ACAAAGGGAAAGGAAGACCTAGCCAATTTGGAAGTTCTTCGAGGGACTGGTATAGTGGATGGAGCTGCATGTCAATACTGATAAAAAAGGGGTTTGTTGCGAAATCAAGTTGTCCAGCAAA ATACATGCTGACACCAGAAGGCAAGGAAGCGGCACGTGAATGTCTCATGAAATCTAAAATGGAAGATCCCTTAGAAAATTTGGTTAATGTGGAACGGTTTTCTCAACCAGAGATGCAGAATGCATGTATTGAGGAATTTGTTCATTCTGATTCAGTTAGGGAAGAGGCAAATGCAACAGCTGCTTTTCGGCAGAAAAAATCCATTGATGTTCCCCTTGATTCTCTTGAAAAG TGTACTCGCATGGGGTACTCTGAGGGGCAAGTACATTGTGCTTTTGCTGAAGTCTCTGAAACTTCCAAGAACAAGGAGATTTCTTCTCTTTGGCCTGCAGTCTTGTGTCGTCTTCGAGAAGATCAAGTCTATG GGCAAGAAGATCGTATGGGATTTCAAAGTACTCGGATGGATTTAACTGATGATGGTGGAGATGTGCCGAATGTGTTTACCTTGAGAGCTTGTTCTTCCTCT AGGCCAAGTTCAGAAGGTCTGGAtgcaaatatcaatattttaagtATTCCACCTCTGAGCTTCGGGGAGAGATTTGAGGATGTATATGAAGTAATCTTAATATTAGATGATCGAGAGCATTTTACTAGTCAAGG TGCACGCTCCAAGAAAATGATAGAGAAGATTTGCTctgaattcaaaataaaaataaat GTTAGACGGTTGCCTATTGGAGATGGAATCTGGATAGCTCGACATAAACATCTTTTCAAAGAATATGTTCTAGACTTTATTGTTGAGAGGAAGAAAGTTGATGATTTACGCTTTTCAATACGGGATAATCGCTACAGGGATCAGAAACTAAGGCTTCTG AGATCTGGACTTAAGAAGCTGATATATCTTGTGGAAGGTGACCCAAATTCTTCAGAAGCTGCTGAAAGCATCAAAACTGC GTGCTTCACAACAGAGATTCTGGAGGGGTTTGATGTTCAGAGAACAAGTGGTTTACACGATACTTTGAGGAAGTATGCTTATCTCACTCGAGCAATAACTCAATATTACAAACTGCATCTGCCTGAGGACCAGTCTAGATGCACTGGGGTCTGTCCTTCATTTGATGAATTTATCCTAAGGTGCCAAGAGCTGGATAAAATGACAGTCAGTGATGTATTTGCCATTCAGCTTATGCAG GTACCACAGGTGACAGAGGAGGTCGCCATAGCTGTTGTGGATTTGTACCCAACACTAGTATCTCTTGCCCATGCTTACTCTCTCCTT gagggtgatgTATGCGCACAAGAGGAGATGCTTAGGAAGCAGAGTAACAATGTGGTGACCTCAGCTGCTAGTAAGAACATTTTTCGGTTTGTTTGGGCTGATTGA
- the LOC108660441 gene encoding probable inactive purple acid phosphatase 27 isoform X2 translates to MEEPFSSCLFKLFFPLVLFFFSFLCLSSSFRVHPSVATSTFIHRNYTAVSDFRVLNRRTLSQCLNPNPFLQIHVSKNSNLSNEEFVTVTVSGVLLPSPEDWIAMISPSHSNVGACLQSEAFYLQTGDISKLPLLCHYPVKAKFVSSDPDYLSCKKKACKKHSKGKCKVTTCSGSVSFHVINIRTDIEFVFFTGGFHKPCVLKRTIPLKFSNPNAPLYGHLSSIDSTGTSMRLTWISGDKEPQQVKYGNGKSQTSQVATFSQDDMCSSILIPSPAKDFGWHDPGYIHTAVMTGLQPSSTSYYKYGSDAVGWSDRIEFRTPPAGGSDELKFLVYGDMGKAPLDASAEHFTQPGSLSVVKAMVEELKTGNVDSIFHIGDISYATGFLVEWEFFLHLISPLASRVSYMTAIGNHERDYADSGSYYPGPDSGGECGVAYETYFPMPTAAKDKPWYAVEQGSVHFTVISTEHDWTENSEQYNWMKKDMASVDRSKTPWLIFAGHRPMYSSYLVKSTDDKFRDVVEPVLLANKVDLALFGHVHNYERTCSIYKSQCLAMPRKDENGIDTYDNSNYKAPVQAVVGMAGFSLDKFSLFVTGWSLSRISEFGYVRAHATKDELMFVNSNTRKVQDSFRITKKQNS, encoded by the exons ATGGAAGAGCCCTTCAGTTCTTGTCTTTTCAAATTGTTCTTTCCACTcgtccttttcttcttcagctttctttgtttatcttcttctttccgGGTGCATCCCTCGGTTGCCACCTCAACCTTCATACATCGAAATTACACCGCAGTATCAGACTTCCGCGTGCTCAACAGAAGAACTTTATCTCAATGTCTTAATCCGAACCCTTTCCTCCAAATTCATGTCAGTAAGAATTCTAACCTCTCCAATGAAGAGTTTGTCACCGTGACTGTTAGCGGAGTTTTGCTTCCTTCACCGGAAGACTGGATCGCCATGATCTCACCTTCTCATTCTAA TGTCGGAGCTTGTCTTCAGAGTGAAGCTTTTTATTTACAGACGGGCGATATTAGTAAACTTCCTCTTCTCTGCCATTATCCTGTTAAG GCAAAATTTGTTAGCAGTGATCCAGATTATCTAAGTTGTAAGAAGAAAGCATGCAAGAAACATAGCAAAGGCAAATGCAAGGTCACAACTTGCAGTGGCTCCGTATCATTTCATGTCATTAACATAAGAACTGACATCGAATTTGTGTTCTTCACCGGTGGATTCCATAAGCCTTGCGTTTTGAAGAGGACCATCCCCCTGAAGTTTTCAAATCCGAATGCACCATTGTATGGACATCTCTCAAGCATAGATTCCACTGGAACATCG ATGAGATTAACATGGATCAGTGGGGATAAGGAACCTCAACAAGTGAAGTATGGAAATGGAAAATCACAGACATCCCAGGTTGCGACCTTTTCGCAGGATGATATGTGCA GTTCTATTTTGATACCAAGTCCTGCCAAGGATTTCGGGTGGCATGATCCTGGTTACATTCACACGGCGGTGATGACAGGACTTCAGCCTTCCAGCACCTCCTACTACAAATATGGAAG TGATGCGGTTGGATGGAGTGATAGAATTGAATTCCGGACTCCACCAGCTGGAGGGTCAGATGAACTTAAATTTCTTGTGTATGGTGATATGGGAAAGGCTCCTCTCGATGCTTCTGCTGAGCACTTCACACAG CCAGGATCTCTCTCAGTGGTAAAAGCGATGGTTGAAGAATTGAAAACTGGCAACGTAGACTCCATTTTTCACATTGGGGACATAAGCTATGCAACTGGCTTCCTAGTTGAATGGGAGTTCTTCCTTCACCTTATAAGCCCTTTGGCTTCCAGGGTTTCTTACATGACAGCAATTGGAAATCATGAGAG GGACTATGCAGATTCAGGGTCATATTACCCAGGTCCTGACTCTGGAGGAGAATGTGGAGTTGCTTATGAGACCTATTTCCCAATGCCAACTGCAGCAAAGGATAAGCCATGGTATGCCGTAGAACAAGGTAGTGTTCACTTCACTGTCATTTCGACAGAACACGACTGGACAGAAAATTCTGAACAG TACAATTGGATGAAGAAGGACATGGCTTCAGTTGATCGATCAAAAACACCTTGGTTGATTTTCGCAGG GCACAGGCCAATGTATAGTAGTTATCTTGTCAAAAGCACCGATGATAAATTTCGAGATGTTGTAGAACCAGTCCTGCTAGCTAACAAA GTTGATCTGGCTCTTTTCGGCCATGTTCATAATTATGAGAGAACATGCTCCATTTATAAGTCCCAATGCCTGGCGATGCCAAGGAAAGATGAAAATGGGATAGACACGTATGATAATAGTAACTACAAAGCACCTGTACAAGCTGTAGTTGGAATGGCTGGCTTCAGTCTGGACAAATTCTCACTCTTT GTAACAGGTTGGAGTTTATCAAGGATTTCTGAATTTGGCTATGTTAGAGCACATGCAACAAAGGATGAGCTAATG TTTGTGAATTCAAATACAAGAAAGGTCCAGGACAGCTTCCGCATCACCAAAAAGCAAAATAGTTAG
- the LOC18585749 gene encoding crossover junction endonuclease MUS81 isoform X1, with product MEKSRRVMCPENDGLANYLLQKRQELAEKPQGIKENTDMTLSKAYNNICKAQHPIKTLKDLNDIKGVGKWILVLMRSYFDNGSGSSEPEDVTTKGTCKKTKGNRRYLPQKNSVAYALLITLYRETADGNEFMHKQDLIDAAEASGLSRAPIAPDKGKGRPSQFGSSSRDWYSGWSCMSILIKKGFVAKSSCPAKYMLTPEGKEAARECLMKSKMEDPLENLVNVERFSQPEMQNACIEEFVHSDSVREEANATAAFRQKKSIDVPLDSLEKCTRMGYSEGQVHCAFAEVSETSKNKEISSLWPAVLCRLREDQVYGQEDRMGFQSTRMDLTDDGGDVPNVFTLRACSSSRPSSEGLDANINILSIPPLSFGERFEDVYEVILILDDREHFTSQGARSKKMIEKICSEFKIKINVRRLPIGDGIWIARHKHLFKEYVLDFIVERKKVDDLRFSIRDNRYRDQKLRLLRSGLKKLIYLVEGDPNSSEAAESIKTACFTTEILEGFDVQRTSGLHDTLRKYAYLTRAITQYYKLHLPEDQSRCTGVCPSFDEFILRCQELDKMTVSDVFAIQLMQVPQVTEEVAIAVVDLYPTLVSLAHAYSLLEGDVCAQEEMLRKQSNNVVTSAASKNIFRFVWAD from the exons ATGGAGAAAAGTAGGCGGGTAATGTGCCCGGAGAATGACGGACTAGCGAATTACTTGCTGCAGAAGAGGCAAGAACTAGCGGAGAAGCCCCAAGGGATAAAAGAAAACACAGACATGACTCTTTCAAAGGCTTACAACAACATTTGCAAGGCTCAGCATCCCATCAAGACACTCAAAGATCTCAATGACATCAA AGGTGTCGGGAAATGGATTCTGGTGCTTATGCGCAGCTATTTCGACAATGGTTCAGGAAGTTCAGAACCAGAAGACGTAACCACAAAGGGTACAT gTAAGAAAACTAAAGGAAACAGACGTTATTTGCCACAAAAGAATTCTGTGGCATATGCATTGTTGATTACCCTATACAG GGAGACTGCAGATGGGAATGAATTTATGCATAAGCAGGATCTTATTGATGCAGCTGAAGCAAGTGGGCTTTCTCGAGCACCAATTGC GCCAGACAAAGGGAAAGGAAGACCTAGCCAATTTGGAAGTTCTTCGAGGGACTGGTATAGTGGATGGAGCTGCATGTCAATACTGATAAAAAAGGGGTTTGTTGCGAAATCAAGTTGTCCAGCAAA ATACATGCTGACACCAGAAGGCAAGGAAGCGGCACGTGAATGTCTCATGAAATCTAAAATGGAAGATCCCTTAGAAAATTTGGTTAATGTGGAACGGTTTTCTCAACCAGAGATGCAGAATGCATGTATTGAGGAATTTGTTCATTCTGATTCAGTTAGGGAAGAGGCAAATGCAACAGCTGCTTTTCGGCAGAAAAAATCCATTGATGTTCCCCTTGATTCTCTTGAAAAG TGTACTCGCATGGGGTACTCTGAGGGGCAAGTACATTGTGCTTTTGCTGAAGTCTCTGAAACTTCCAAGAACAAGGAGATTTCTTCTCTTTGGCCTGCAGTCTTGTGTCGTCTTCGAGAAGATCAAGTCTATG GGCAAGAAGATCGTATGGGATTTCAAAGTACTCGGATGGATTTAACTGATGATGGTGGAGATGTGCCGAATGTGTTTACCTTGAGAGCTTGTTCTTCCTCT AGGCCAAGTTCAGAAGGTCTGGAtgcaaatatcaatattttaagtATTCCACCTCTGAGCTTCGGGGAGAGATTTGAGGATGTATATGAAGTAATCTTAATATTAGATGATCGAGAGCATTTTACTAGTCAAGG TGCACGCTCCAAGAAAATGATAGAGAAGATTTGCTctgaattcaaaataaaaataaat GTTAGACGGTTGCCTATTGGAGATGGAATCTGGATAGCTCGACATAAACATCTTTTCAAAGAATATGTTCTAGACTTTATTGTTGAGAGGAAGAAAGTTGATGATTTACGCTTTTCAATACGGGATAATCGCTACAGGGATCAGAAACTAAGGCTTCTG AGATCTGGACTTAAGAAGCTGATATATCTTGTGGAAGGTGACCCAAATTCTTCAGAAGCTGCTGAAAGCATCAAAACTGC GTGCTTCACAACAGAGATTCTGGAGGGGTTTGATGTTCAGAGAACAAGTGGTTTACACGATACTTTGAGGAAGTATGCTTATCTCACTCGAGCAATAACTCAATATTACAAACTGCATCTGCCTGAGGACCAGTCTAGATGCACTGGGGTCTGTCCTTCATTTGATGAATTTATCCTAAGGTGCCAAGAGCTGGATAAAATGACAGTCAGTGATGTATTTGCCATTCAGCTTATGCAG GTACCACAGGTGACAGAGGAGGTCGCCATAGCTGTTGTGGATTTGTACCCAACACTAGTATCTCTTGCCCATGCTTACTCTCTCCTT gagggtgatgTATGCGCACAAGAGGAGATGCTTAGGAAGCAGAGTAACAATGTGGTGACCTCAGCTGCTAGTAAGAACATTTTTCGGTTTGTTTGGGCTGATTGA
- the LOC18585749 gene encoding crossover junction endonuclease MUS81 isoform X2 — protein MEKSRRVMCPENDGLANYLLQKRQELAEKPQGIKENTDMTLSKAYNNICKAQHPIKTLKDLNDIKGVGKWILVLMRSYFDNGSGSSEPEDVTTKGKKTKGNRRYLPQKNSVAYALLITLYRETADGNEFMHKQDLIDAAEASGLSRAPIAPDKGKGRPSQFGSSSRDWYSGWSCMSILIKKGFVAKSSCPAKYMLTPEGKEAARECLMKSKMEDPLENLVNVERFSQPEMQNACIEEFVHSDSVREEANATAAFRQKKSIDVPLDSLEKCTRMGYSEGQVHCAFAEVSETSKNKEISSLWPAVLCRLREDQVYGQEDRMGFQSTRMDLTDDGGDVPNVFTLRACSSSRPSSEGLDANINILSIPPLSFGERFEDVYEVILILDDREHFTSQGARSKKMIEKICSEFKIKINVRRLPIGDGIWIARHKHLFKEYVLDFIVERKKVDDLRFSIRDNRYRDQKLRLLRSGLKKLIYLVEGDPNSSEAAESIKTACFTTEILEGFDVQRTSGLHDTLRKYAYLTRAITQYYKLHLPEDQSRCTGVCPSFDEFILRCQELDKMTVSDVFAIQLMQVPQVTEEVAIAVVDLYPTLVSLAHAYSLLEGDVCAQEEMLRKQSNNVVTSAASKNIFRFVWAD, from the exons ATGGAGAAAAGTAGGCGGGTAATGTGCCCGGAGAATGACGGACTAGCGAATTACTTGCTGCAGAAGAGGCAAGAACTAGCGGAGAAGCCCCAAGGGATAAAAGAAAACACAGACATGACTCTTTCAAAGGCTTACAACAACATTTGCAAGGCTCAGCATCCCATCAAGACACTCAAAGATCTCAATGACATCAA AGGTGTCGGGAAATGGATTCTGGTGCTTATGCGCAGCTATTTCGACAATGGTTCAGGAAGTTCAGAACCAGAAGACGTAACCACAAAGG gTAAGAAAACTAAAGGAAACAGACGTTATTTGCCACAAAAGAATTCTGTGGCATATGCATTGTTGATTACCCTATACAG GGAGACTGCAGATGGGAATGAATTTATGCATAAGCAGGATCTTATTGATGCAGCTGAAGCAAGTGGGCTTTCTCGAGCACCAATTGC GCCAGACAAAGGGAAAGGAAGACCTAGCCAATTTGGAAGTTCTTCGAGGGACTGGTATAGTGGATGGAGCTGCATGTCAATACTGATAAAAAAGGGGTTTGTTGCGAAATCAAGTTGTCCAGCAAA ATACATGCTGACACCAGAAGGCAAGGAAGCGGCACGTGAATGTCTCATGAAATCTAAAATGGAAGATCCCTTAGAAAATTTGGTTAATGTGGAACGGTTTTCTCAACCAGAGATGCAGAATGCATGTATTGAGGAATTTGTTCATTCTGATTCAGTTAGGGAAGAGGCAAATGCAACAGCTGCTTTTCGGCAGAAAAAATCCATTGATGTTCCCCTTGATTCTCTTGAAAAG TGTACTCGCATGGGGTACTCTGAGGGGCAAGTACATTGTGCTTTTGCTGAAGTCTCTGAAACTTCCAAGAACAAGGAGATTTCTTCTCTTTGGCCTGCAGTCTTGTGTCGTCTTCGAGAAGATCAAGTCTATG GGCAAGAAGATCGTATGGGATTTCAAAGTACTCGGATGGATTTAACTGATGATGGTGGAGATGTGCCGAATGTGTTTACCTTGAGAGCTTGTTCTTCCTCT AGGCCAAGTTCAGAAGGTCTGGAtgcaaatatcaatattttaagtATTCCACCTCTGAGCTTCGGGGAGAGATTTGAGGATGTATATGAAGTAATCTTAATATTAGATGATCGAGAGCATTTTACTAGTCAAGG TGCACGCTCCAAGAAAATGATAGAGAAGATTTGCTctgaattcaaaataaaaataaat GTTAGACGGTTGCCTATTGGAGATGGAATCTGGATAGCTCGACATAAACATCTTTTCAAAGAATATGTTCTAGACTTTATTGTTGAGAGGAAGAAAGTTGATGATTTACGCTTTTCAATACGGGATAATCGCTACAGGGATCAGAAACTAAGGCTTCTG AGATCTGGACTTAAGAAGCTGATATATCTTGTGGAAGGTGACCCAAATTCTTCAGAAGCTGCTGAAAGCATCAAAACTGC GTGCTTCACAACAGAGATTCTGGAGGGGTTTGATGTTCAGAGAACAAGTGGTTTACACGATACTTTGAGGAAGTATGCTTATCTCACTCGAGCAATAACTCAATATTACAAACTGCATCTGCCTGAGGACCAGTCTAGATGCACTGGGGTCTGTCCTTCATTTGATGAATTTATCCTAAGGTGCCAAGAGCTGGATAAAATGACAGTCAGTGATGTATTTGCCATTCAGCTTATGCAG GTACCACAGGTGACAGAGGAGGTCGCCATAGCTGTTGTGGATTTGTACCCAACACTAGTATCTCTTGCCCATGCTTACTCTCTCCTT gagggtgatgTATGCGCACAAGAGGAGATGCTTAGGAAGCAGAGTAACAATGTGGTGACCTCAGCTGCTAGTAAGAACATTTTTCGGTTTGTTTGGGCTGATTGA